One genomic window of Haliotis asinina isolate JCU_RB_2024 chromosome 4, JCU_Hal_asi_v2, whole genome shotgun sequence includes the following:
- the LOC137281222 gene encoding filamin-A-like isoform X1 has protein sequence MSDNQRHDPSPSLPGVGNLSAKGPEDTWVQIQHKTFSNWVNEQLTTSGRTVDNLATDFCDGVKLVALIEALQFRKIGRVYTKPRSRIQMLQNVQLAFEAIAEDQIRLVNIGNEDVVNGNLKLVLGLLWHLILRYQISSSKSKAPPKKLMMAWFKSVLTDINIGNFTTDWNDGIALHALIEYCKPGTSPDWRSLRPQDKVENCRRAMQLAKQHLNVPKVISPEDFASSALDELSAMTYLSYFLKKDSPGYYSTLNWVCRQLRTTAISNLSTDWNDGFYLCSIVHSLGGEVSGWPNVDRNDHVGNCQKGIDAAKALGVEPLLTAAEMADPSVDQLALMAYISKFQKVTPRKAKAEKLVMNCTLSRIKEGTRATFSLDIVDVDVAKGKTKVEIRGSSTQPRCEMKWKDKVVECSFVPTETGEHQIHVYYDGEEILGSPMSFKATPDASRVNIKTSEGECRVGDAYKVLVDLAGVAEGECMMELTAPSGDIRTVGCNMEHGNMVGSFHPTEPGNWKVTVLFEGQEVQGSPVTVRAYDVDKAWMSGPQQGFVGERSIFTVNWKAAGSDDISVNVTGPNSDVVRDVEVVNNGGVKEIRFAPQETGRHTVRVKLKNKQIRGSPCQMEVFDPNSITVMGDGLSGGVKAEEAHFIVDSRGTGVDITVHIESKNGTKIDYQRYNLPSGATEYRYIPHLAGAYRIDVMWGDRHVSGNPFFPGFTDRSGVTLLDDLEDRKDEQDRIALEFNKVTTLDFDTSNAGPGRMTCEILGPLGKIPVHVNQKQEEATVSFTAKHEGDHYIHIYWSDVPLEWSPLLAYCPGPILPVDVTKVHVVGNGAVSARATVQAEFVVDGKKAGPGVCRVRMQGVRDNLAVDVKPIKYDRYRCTYTSPNPGGFLLYVYWSDDLVPGCPFKITVTPKGDVSKVKVTGEGLRGGIAGQELTFLVNTKEAGPGEITATCTGTRQSLNCDVMDDGSGLSTVRLTPVEAEKHLLQIRYDGATVPGSPFVLRIGEPPNPAKVKVFGPGLDDGLIQVYESKFLVDTHGAGAGQLAVKIKGPKGGFKVDMRREGQSDRNILCRYDPTEQGQYIINVRWSGVHVPGSPFEVNIFESHDSFRDFLQQQGRDLENHNDLEWREDI, from the exons ATGTCTGACAACCAGCGCCACGACCCCTCCCCGTCCCTCCCGGGGGTGGGGAACCTATCAGCTAAGGGTCCAGAGGATACCTGGGTACAGATTCAGCACAAGACATTCTCCAACTGGGTAAACGAACAGCTGACCACTAGTGGACGTACGGTGGACAATTTAGCCACCGATTTTTGTGATGGTGTCAAACTCGTGGCCCTAATTGAAGCTTTACAGTTTAGAAAGATTGGTCGTGTTTATACCAAACCTAGAAGCAGAATTCAGATGTTACAGAATGTCCAGCTAGCATTTGAAGCCATTGCTGAGGATCAGATCCGACTCGTGAATATAG gaaacgaggacgttgTCAATGGCAACCTGAAGTTGGTACTGGGCTTGCTATGGCATCTGATTCTGCGGTACCAGATCAGCTCCAGCAAGTCCAAGGCCCCTCCCAAGAAACTGATGATGGCCTGGTTCAAGTCCGTCCTCACTGACATCAACATCGGCAACTTCACTACGGACTGGAATGACGGCATTGCATTACA TGCCCTTATTGAATACTGCAAGCCAGGGACAAGCCCGGACTGGAGAAGTCTACGTCCCCAGGATAA GGTGGAGAACTGTCGACGAGCGATGCAGCTGGCAAAACAGCACCTGAACGTGCCTAAAGTGATAAGTCCTGAAGACTTCGCCAGTAGCGCCCTGGATGAACTGTCGGCGATGACTTATCTCTCTTACTTTCTGAAGAAGGACTCGCCAGGTTACTACTCTACACTTAACTGGGTGTGCCGCCAGCTCCGCACCACCGCTATCAGTAACCTATCG ACGGACTGGAATGACGGGTTCTACCTGTGCTCTATTGTCCACTCGCTGGGGGGTGAGGTGTCCGGCTGGCCAAACGTGGACAGGAACGACCATGTAGGCAATTGCCAGAAAG GAATCGATGCAGCGAAGGCACTTGGGGTGGAGCCACTGTTGACCGCAGCAGAAATGGCTGACCCGAGCGTCGACCAGCTGGCTCTTATGGCCTACATCAGCAAGTTTCAGAAGGTCACACCACGTAAGGCCAAGGCGGAGAAACTCGTCATGAACTGCACGCTGTCTAGAATCAAGGAGGGAACCCGG GCAACGTTTTCGCTCGACATTGTAGACGTTGATGTGGCTAAAGGGAAAACAAAGGTTGAAATCCGAGGCTCTAGTACCCAGCCTCGTTGTGAGATGAAGTGGAAAGACAAGGTCGTGGAGTGTTCCTTCGTCCCCACTGAGACTGGGGAACATCAG ATACATGTGTACTACGACGGGGAAGAGATTCTTGGAAGTCCCATGTCATTTAAGGCTACGCCCGACGCCTCAAGGGTCAACATCAAGACATCAGAGGGCGAGTGCAGGGTCGGGGATGCGTACAAGGTCTTG GTTGACCTTGCGGGCGTGGCGGAGGGCGAGTGTATGATGGAACTAACTGCGCCGTCCGGAGACATCAGGACTGTTGGTTGCAACATGGAACACGGCAACATGGTTGGCTCCTTCCACCCAACAGAACCAG GAAACTGGAAGGTGACCGTCTTGTTTGAGGGTCAAGAGGTCCAAGGAAGCCCAGTAACTGTCAGGGCATACGACGTTGACAAGGCCTGGATGTCCGGACCACAACAGGGTTTTGTTGGTGAAAGATCCATTTTCACTG TGAACTGGAAAGCGGCCGGAAGTGACGACATAAGCGTGAATGTTACCGGACCCAACTCCGACGTCGTTAGAGACGTGGAAGTCGTCAACAATGGCGGAGTAAAGGAAATACGCTTTGCACCTCAAGAGACAGGACGACACACGGTCCGGGTGAAGCTGAAGAACAAGCAGATCAGGG GGTCACCGTGTCAGATGGAGGTGTTCGACCCCAATTCTATCACCGTCATGGGTGACGGACTGTCAGGGGGCGTGAAGGCGGAAGAGGCACACTTCATTGTGGACTCTCGAGGCACCGGCGTCGACATCACTGTCCACATCGAAT CTAAGAACGGGACTAAGATAGACTATCAGAGGTACAACCTGCCTAGCGGGGCAACCGAGTACAGGTACATCCCTCATCTTGCGGGCGCCTACAGGATTGACGTCATGTGGGGCGACAGACATGTCAGCGGTAA CCCGTTCTTTCCTGGATTCACCGACCGCTCCGGTGTAACTTTGCTGGACGACCTTGAAGATCGCAAGGACGAACAAGACCGTATTGCCCTAGAGTTCAACAAGGTCACCACCTTGGACTTCGATACCAGCAATGCCGGGCCAG GGCGTATGACGTGTGAGATACTCGGTCCCCTGGGGAAGATACCTGTCCACGTGAACCAGAAACAAGAGGAAGCAACAGTTTCGTTCACAGCGAAGCATGAGG GTGACCACTACATCCATATCTACTGGTCTGACGTGCCGCTAGAGTGGTCTCCCCTGCTGGCCTACTGTCCAGGCCCTATCCTGCCAGTTGACGTCACCAAGGTGCACGTCGTGGGCAACGGGGCCGTGTCGGCGAGGGCGACTGTCCAGGCGGAGTTTGTCGTGGATGGGAAGAAAGCCGGACCTG GTGTGTGCAGGGTGCGAATGCAGGGTGTCCGTGACAATTTAGCCGTGGACGTGAAACCCATCAAGTATGACCGCTACAGGTGCACATACACGTCGCCAAACCCAG GCGGCTTTCTGCTGTACGTCTACTGGTCAGATGACCTTGTTCCCGGATGTCCTTTCAAGATCACAGTGACCCCAAAGGGAGACGTCAGTAAAGTCAAGGTCACCGGCGAGGGCTTGCGAGGTGGAATAGCAGGCCAAGAACTCACGTTTCTGGTTAATACAAAGGAAGCGGGCCCCG gggagataactgccACCTGCACAGGGACACGTCAGAGTCTGAACTGTGACGTCATGGATGACGGCAGTGGACTCTCTACAGTGAGACTGACGCCTGTCGAGGCCGAGAAACATTTGCTTCAGATTCGCTATGATGGAGCGACTGTACCAG GTAGTCCGTTTGTGCTCCGTATCGGCGAGCCTCCCAACCCAGCCAAGGTGAAGGTTTTCGGACCAGGTTTGGACGACGGGCTGATTCAGGTCTACGAGAGCAAGTTTCTAGTGGACACTCACGGGGCTGGCGCAGGCCAACTGGCAGTCAAGATCAAAGGTCCAAAAG GGGGTTTCAAGGTTGACATGAGGCGGGAAGGTCAAAGTGACCGTAACATTCTGTGTCGGTATGATCCGACAGAACAAGGTCAATACATCATCAACGTCCGCTGGTCTGGTGTCCATGTACCCGGAAGTCCATTCGAGGTCAACATATTTGAGTCACACGATTCCTTCCGAGACTTTTTACAACAGCAAGGCAGAGATTTGGAAAATCACAACGACCTTGAGTGGCGGGAAGACATATGA
- the LOC137281222 gene encoding filamin-A-like isoform X2, protein MSDNQRHDPSPSLPGVGNLSAKGPEDTWVQIQHKTFSNWVNEQLTTSGRTVDNLATDFCDGVKLVALIEALQFRKIGRVYTKPRSRIQMLQNVQLAFEAIAEDQIRLVNIGNEDVVNGNLKLVLGLLWHLILRYQISSSKSKAPPKKLMMAWFKSVLTDINIGNFTTDWNDGIALHALIEYCKPGTSPDWRSLRPQDKVENCRRAMQLAKQHLNVPKVISPEDFASSALDELSAMTYLSYFLKKDSPGYYSTLNWVCRQLRTTAISNLSTDWNDGFYLCSIVHSLGGEVSGWPNVDRNDHVGNCQKGIDAAKALGVEPLLTAAEMADPSVDQLALMAYISKFQKVTPRKAKAEKLVMNCTLSRIKEGTRATFSLDIVDVDVAKGKTKVEIRGSSTQPRCEMKWKDKVVECSFVPTETGEHQIHVYYDGEEILGSPMSFKATPDASRVNIKTSEGECRVGDAYKVLVDLAGVAEGECMMELTAPSGDIRTVGCNMEHGNMVGSFHPTEPGNWKVTVLFEGQEVQGSPVTVRAYDVDKAWMSGPQQGFVGERSIFTVNWKAAGSDDISVNVTGPNSDVVRDVEVVNNGGVKEIRFAPQETGRHTVRVKLKNKQIRGSPCQMEVFDPNSITVMGDGLSGGVKAEEAHFIVDSRGTGVDITVHIESKNGTKIDYQRYNLPSGATEYRYIPHLAGAYRIDVMWGDRHVSGSPFFPGFTDRSGVTLLDDLEDRKDEQDRIALEFNKVTTLDFDTSNAGPGRMTCEILGPLGKIPVHVNQKQEEATVSFTAKHEGDHYIHIYWSDVPLEWSPLLAYCPGPILPVDVTKVHVVGNGAVSARATVQAEFVVDGKKAGPGVCRVRMQGVRDNLAVDVKPIKYDRYRCTYTSPNPGGFLLYVYWSDDLVPGCPFKITVTPKGDVSKVKVTGEGLRGGIAGQELTFLVNTKEAGPGEITATCTGTRQSLNCDVMDDGSGLSTVRLTPVEAEKHLLQIRYDGATVPGSPFVLRIGEPPNPAKVKVFGPGLDDGLIQVYESKFLVDTHGAGAGQLAVKIKGPKGGFKVDMRREGQSDRNILCRYDPTEQGQYIINVRWSGVHVPGSPFEVNIFESHDSFRDFLQQQGRDLENHNDLEWREDI, encoded by the exons ATGTCTGACAACCAGCGCCACGACCCCTCCCCGTCCCTCCCGGGGGTGGGGAACCTATCAGCTAAGGGTCCAGAGGATACCTGGGTACAGATTCAGCACAAGACATTCTCCAACTGGGTAAACGAACAGCTGACCACTAGTGGACGTACGGTGGACAATTTAGCCACCGATTTTTGTGATGGTGTCAAACTCGTGGCCCTAATTGAAGCTTTACAGTTTAGAAAGATTGGTCGTGTTTATACCAAACCTAGAAGCAGAATTCAGATGTTACAGAATGTCCAGCTAGCATTTGAAGCCATTGCTGAGGATCAGATCCGACTCGTGAATATAG gaaacgaggacgttgTCAATGGCAACCTGAAGTTGGTACTGGGCTTGCTATGGCATCTGATTCTGCGGTACCAGATCAGCTCCAGCAAGTCCAAGGCCCCTCCCAAGAAACTGATGATGGCCTGGTTCAAGTCCGTCCTCACTGACATCAACATCGGCAACTTCACTACGGACTGGAATGACGGCATTGCATTACA TGCCCTTATTGAATACTGCAAGCCAGGGACAAGCCCGGACTGGAGAAGTCTACGTCCCCAGGATAA GGTGGAGAACTGTCGACGAGCGATGCAGCTGGCAAAACAGCACCTGAACGTGCCTAAAGTGATAAGTCCTGAAGACTTCGCCAGTAGCGCCCTGGATGAACTGTCGGCGATGACTTATCTCTCTTACTTTCTGAAGAAGGACTCGCCAGGTTACTACTCTACACTTAACTGGGTGTGCCGCCAGCTCCGCACCACCGCTATCAGTAACCTATCG ACGGACTGGAATGACGGGTTCTACCTGTGCTCTATTGTCCACTCGCTGGGGGGTGAGGTGTCCGGCTGGCCAAACGTGGACAGGAACGACCATGTAGGCAATTGCCAGAAAG GAATCGATGCAGCGAAGGCACTTGGGGTGGAGCCACTGTTGACCGCAGCAGAAATGGCTGACCCGAGCGTCGACCAGCTGGCTCTTATGGCCTACATCAGCAAGTTTCAGAAGGTCACACCACGTAAGGCCAAGGCGGAGAAACTCGTCATGAACTGCACGCTGTCTAGAATCAAGGAGGGAACCCGG GCAACGTTTTCGCTCGACATTGTAGACGTTGATGTGGCTAAAGGGAAAACAAAGGTTGAAATCCGAGGCTCTAGTACCCAGCCTCGTTGTGAGATGAAGTGGAAAGACAAGGTCGTGGAGTGTTCCTTCGTCCCCACTGAGACTGGGGAACATCAG ATACATGTGTACTACGACGGGGAAGAGATTCTTGGAAGTCCCATGTCATTTAAGGCTACGCCCGACGCCTCAAGGGTCAACATCAAGACATCAGAGGGCGAGTGCAGGGTCGGGGATGCGTACAAGGTCTTG GTTGACCTTGCGGGCGTGGCGGAGGGCGAGTGTATGATGGAACTAACTGCGCCGTCCGGAGACATCAGGACTGTTGGTTGCAACATGGAACACGGCAACATGGTTGGCTCCTTCCACCCAACAGAACCAG GAAACTGGAAGGTGACCGTCTTGTTTGAGGGTCAAGAGGTCCAAGGAAGCCCAGTAACTGTCAGGGCATACGACGTTGACAAGGCCTGGATGTCCGGACCACAACAGGGTTTTGTTGGTGAAAGATCCATTTTCACTG TGAACTGGAAAGCGGCCGGAAGTGACGACATAAGCGTGAATGTTACCGGACCCAACTCCGACGTCGTTAGAGACGTGGAAGTCGTCAACAATGGCGGAGTAAAGGAAATACGCTTTGCACCTCAAGAGACAGGACGACACACGGTCCGGGTGAAGCTGAAGAACAAGCAGATCAGGG GGTCACCGTGTCAGATGGAGGTGTTCGACCCCAATTCTATCACCGTCATGGGTGACGGACTGTCAGGGGGCGTGAAGGCGGAAGAGGCACACTTCATTGTGGACTCTCGAGGCACCGGCGTCGACATCACTGTCCACATCGAAT CTAAGAACGGGACTAAGATAGACTATCAGAGGTACAACCTGCCTAGCGGGGCAACCGAGTACAGGTACATCCCTCATCTTGCGGGCGCCTACAGGATTGACGTCATGTGGGGCGACAGACATGTCAGCG GTAGCCCGTTCTTTCCTGGATTCACCGACCGCTCCGGTGTAACTTTGCTGGACGACCTTGAAGATCGCAAGGACGAACAAGACCGTATTGCCCTAGAGTTCAACAAGGTCACCACCTTGGACTTCGATACCAGCAATGCCGGGCCAG GGCGTATGACGTGTGAGATACTCGGTCCCCTGGGGAAGATACCTGTCCACGTGAACCAGAAACAAGAGGAAGCAACAGTTTCGTTCACAGCGAAGCATGAGG GTGACCACTACATCCATATCTACTGGTCTGACGTGCCGCTAGAGTGGTCTCCCCTGCTGGCCTACTGTCCAGGCCCTATCCTGCCAGTTGACGTCACCAAGGTGCACGTCGTGGGCAACGGGGCCGTGTCGGCGAGGGCGACTGTCCAGGCGGAGTTTGTCGTGGATGGGAAGAAAGCCGGACCTG GTGTGTGCAGGGTGCGAATGCAGGGTGTCCGTGACAATTTAGCCGTGGACGTGAAACCCATCAAGTATGACCGCTACAGGTGCACATACACGTCGCCAAACCCAG GCGGCTTTCTGCTGTACGTCTACTGGTCAGATGACCTTGTTCCCGGATGTCCTTTCAAGATCACAGTGACCCCAAAGGGAGACGTCAGTAAAGTCAAGGTCACCGGCGAGGGCTTGCGAGGTGGAATAGCAGGCCAAGAACTCACGTTTCTGGTTAATACAAAGGAAGCGGGCCCCG gggagataactgccACCTGCACAGGGACACGTCAGAGTCTGAACTGTGACGTCATGGATGACGGCAGTGGACTCTCTACAGTGAGACTGACGCCTGTCGAGGCCGAGAAACATTTGCTTCAGATTCGCTATGATGGAGCGACTGTACCAG GTAGTCCGTTTGTGCTCCGTATCGGCGAGCCTCCCAACCCAGCCAAGGTGAAGGTTTTCGGACCAGGTTTGGACGACGGGCTGATTCAGGTCTACGAGAGCAAGTTTCTAGTGGACACTCACGGGGCTGGCGCAGGCCAACTGGCAGTCAAGATCAAAGGTCCAAAAG GGGGTTTCAAGGTTGACATGAGGCGGGAAGGTCAAAGTGACCGTAACATTCTGTGTCGGTATGATCCGACAGAACAAGGTCAATACATCATCAACGTCCGCTGGTCTGGTGTCCATGTACCCGGAAGTCCATTCGAGGTCAACATATTTGAGTCACACGATTCCTTCCGAGACTTTTTACAACAGCAAGGCAGAGATTTGGAAAATCACAACGACCTTGAGTGGCGGGAAGACATATGA